The Komagataella phaffii GS115 chromosome 4, complete sequence genome includes the window ATACTTGGTTTCAGAATATAAGTTTTGTGACAGCCTGAAGACTCATtctcttccaattcctcTCTCAAATCTAAATACTCGTCCAAGGCATCATCCAAAAACTCTGCATAGTCTAATTCCAATTGGTACGATAAGGGTACATGGGTAGCCAAAATAGACTCAGGGTGCTTCGTTTTGTAAACCTTAACAGTGTTAGCTAGATAGTGCTTTCTAATCAGCGCCTTTCTATAGATATAAGAACAAACCTTGTATGAGGGCTCACTCACTATCTTGTCAAAGTTCAGTCCCTCATAATCGCCGTAATGAACTAGTTTGTGGTACTTCTCAGGAAAAGTACTTACTACTGGCACCTTGGgaagttttctttccatGGCATTGATCAAAGGGTCGAAGATGTAAGAGTTTTTGTCATAGGTGACCAATAGTACCGATTTATCTTCGGTCTGGTCGTCAGTTCTAGGGTGTTAGAggaagaaataaaaaagcTGTAGACCGAATTATACACTTACTGGAAATCAATTTCACCCTCAATGGAGTCAACACCCTTGTAAACTGCTTTAAGTGGAGTGACACTAAATTGTTAGTAGACAATACTCTGAAGAAAGGCAAAATAGTTACATACCTGATATTACCTTGCTCAACGACTTTACCATCATTCAGACCAACACTTTCCTTTACGCTGGTATGGACGGAATCAAAGTCGGGAGTCCATTTGAAAGTGGTTTTATGCGcaacagtttcatcaacaatatcGGATACTTCTGGGAGGTCCTTTTTCGATTCAATGACTTTGGTGAAGACGGAGCCCCATCTATTTTCTAAGATTGGGGCAAATATGGCCTTTGTATCAGGACCTAAGGAGTCTTTCAAGGGAACATTGATGGAATACAATTCAGCTTCAGGATGCCAGTTGTTATAGAGGTATTTAATCAACTTGAGACTCAGTTCGGAAGCAATTTTTAACACTTTAGCATCATGATCTCTGGTATAAAAAGAATAACTTAAACCGATAGCTCTTTTCCCGGTCAATGCCCCTTCCAGAGCACCTCCTAATGTCCCACTTGCCATTATATACAGAGCAGTCGAGTTCCTTCCGTAATTAGGCCCACTGAGAACCAAATCAACAGGGGGTTTATCTTTGTACAGATGATGAACACCAATATCGGTACATGATGCTGGTGTTCCGTCTATAAGTACCCATTCCTGAAGATTCTTATCCTCACGATAACGAGATACCGGACTGGCAAATGGGCCATGAGATGAGTCATCCATAGGACAATTCAAAGCAGAGTACAAGTACTGAGCGGTTAACTCCTTGCCTGCAAAATGAGCCTTACCGATCCAAGATCTCTGTTGCGAGGGCACCACAATGCTCAGTTCCCAGTCTGTATGATTCCTAATAGCATCCACTAAAAACTTGGCGTATGGAGAGGACATTAGATTGGGAGGCCCATCATCGTTTATTAGAAGAACATGCATTCTGAGACGGTTATTCAAGTATTGTACGAGacgttgaagaatgaatTTTCACTATCCTTAGGCGGATGGATATGTCTTCGCGCGGCTAGAGATCCGGTCCTAGTAAAGCTCTTCCCTCCATAATCTACGACTCATCTTGGGATGTCTATCTATTACTATGGGTAGCCTACACAACTCTCACTTTAGGCAGAATGTCAACCAAAAGATCATCTACTTTTAAGTGACTTGGGTCGTTGGACTTTTGGCGGTACTCAGCCAACAAATCAAAGTACTTGTCAAACAGGTAACTTGAGTCCAAGGGTCCACCTTTAGCCTCAGGGTGAAACTGAGTGGAGAAGATAGGACGAGAATCATGGATCAGCCCTTCATTGGATTGATCGTTCAAATTAATGAAGTATTCCTTAAAGTCGGAAGGTAGAGTCGAGGCATCGACAGCGTATCCGTGATTTTGGGACGTGATGTGACATTTACCAGTAGTCAAGTCCAAAGCTGGAATGTTGTGGGCCCTGTTACCGTACTTCAATTTGATGGTCTTAGCTCCACTAGCCAATGCCAACAACTGGTGGCCCAGACAAATACCAAAGACTGGTAGATCCAGATTCTGTTGCATCAGTTctctcaagttttgaacAGTGCTAGCGCAATGGGTTGGGTCACCTGGGCCATTAGAGATAAAAACTCCGTCAAATTTGCTGGcaactttttgaattgGGTAGTCATATGGCAAAACGGTAATCGAAGCTCCTCTGGAAACCAGGGATCTCAAGATGTTCTCCTTGACACCACAATCAATTACAGCAACATGGTACTTGGCATTAGGAGATGGGACGTGGAACGGAGCCTTGGTGGTGACCTTGTGGACCAAGTTGACCGATCCAGGATCTTCGAAAGCAGCGTcttcatcagcatcatACTCTTCACCAACGGTCAATCTAGCTAACGAAGAACCCTGTTCTCTCAGGTAGGTGACCAATGCTCGGGTGTCAACTCCAGTAATTGCAGCGACCCCCTCTCTTTTACACCATTGACTCAAACTTTCGACAGCTGTCCAATGAGAATACTGCAAGGCAACATCACTAACGATAATACCGATACATTGAATACGAGGAGATTCAAAGTACTTCAGCAGATTGAACTCATCTCTGGTTTTTCCCGATGGG containing:
- a CDS encoding Small subunit of carbamoyl phosphate synthetase; the encoded protein is MNILRNNRHFLKSLVFQQTRLSSSARLDRATLTIRNGPVFDGYSFGANKNISGEAVFTTSLVGYPESMTDPSYKGQMICFTQPLIGNYGVPSGKTRDEFNLLKYFESPRIQCIGIIVSDVALQYSHWTAVESLSQWCKREGVAAITGVDTRALVTYLREQGSSLARLTVGEEYDADEDAAFEDPGSVNLVHKVTTKAPFHVPSPNAKYHVAVIDCGVKENILRSLVSRGASITVLPYDYPIQKVASKFDGVFISNGPGDPTHCASTVQNLRELMQQNLDLPVFGICLGHQLLALASGAKTIKLKYGNRAHNIPALDLTTGKCHITSQNHGYAVDASTLPSDFKEYFINLNDQSNEGLIHDSRPIFSTQFHPEAKGGPLDSSYLFDKYFDLLAEYRQKSNDPSHLKVDDLLVDILPKVRVV